A single genomic interval of Labeo rohita strain BAU-BD-2019 chromosome 13, IGBB_LRoh.1.0, whole genome shotgun sequence harbors:
- the si:ch73-193i2.2 gene encoding transient receptor potential cation channel subfamily A member 1, whose translation MKRFGRVGPDRPDNLELELTDGVSSQSVQPAIASPASVASVKDVGWSVTHLASYARGRWKHAAHKSVRKKHTEEYVGSKYKGLATDEDSVDGRKKKKIHLNKRLLDHFRVLAASNKDTDEVDLQFLNDVLTNGADPNSADKYGQTALHEISRAWNIDVMRFFLERGADFQRADTFGVTPLHVAAGLDYEEMLQFLLERGADIEARTYKDKQTPLHFAAKNDAVGAVRMLLQNGADITVRDYKERTPLQLAANFDRSETARLLLGFGADAGVQDSDGQLCITAMINKMTSVADLAMNQFHVKDRMARQQYYYLHLMEPMPADKTNPKGSDPSSPLELIVNEGKLDLIMHPVVLKLITVKWNLYGRMGAWILLLLNFLFIVSWTTVAISVSVRPEGDRYNLPQDWWRVLLVVLALVLMVVEVYREVMEIVRSRKKLKHWRCWTVQKINEDLSCSHPMWPEERNYLEGQIKYIRNLKGTYSQDLWNIFDWLVYSLLLAVLVVHLADVFLVSDSLRQNSLRLFAVSIIFLWLRLMKHVRAFRAMGPFIVMLGNIAGDVLRFLFLYIEIYIPYACAFWIIFGGLAEVPSMKTVPELLYSLYRITLVDEYEFNAMLGVDAVMAYLLCGTFLALSAILCVNLLIALLSDTFQRVYDNALANAVMQQAAIILQIEESMSCLRRCYDNEYIHQHCAPLGEFYDDDVTTNPEQHAEMKKLTEQIKDVLHQFLNIQRETLSPQLAYAGAREESTRRSAALPEKEEHLLTLHRLAKDQQKHSQDLSELKAEVKELHSLLLHLIQSKT comes from the exons AGGAATATGTAGGCAGCAAATACAAGGGTCTGGCAACAGATGAAGATAGTGTAGATggaaggaagaagaagaagatccACCTGAATAAAAGGCTTTTGGATCACTTTCGAGTCCTAGCGGCCAGCAATAAAGACACAGATGAG GTGGACCTGCAGTTTCTCAACGATGTCCTTACGAATGGAGCTGACCCAAACTCAGCAGATAAATATGGGCAAACGGCCCTGCATGAG ATATCTCGGGCATGGAACATAGACGTGATGCGTTTCTTCCTGGAAAGAGGGGCAGATTTTCAGAGGGCCGATACTTTTGGAGTGACACCTCTTCATGTAGCCGCAGGCCTGGATTATGAGGAGATGCTGCAGTTTCTGTTAGAAAGAggag CTGACATTGAAGCTCGCACGTATAAAGACAAGCAGACCCCGCTGCACTTTGCTGCTAAGAATGATGCTGTCGGGGCGGTGAGGATGTTACTGCAGAACGGGGCGGACATCACTGTACGAGACTATAAAGAAAGAACGCCTCTACAGCTGGCTGCTAACTTTG aTCGAAGTGAGACAGCACGTTTGCTGCTGGGGTTTGGAGCAGATGCTGGCGTGCAGGATTCTGATGGACAGCTCTGCATTACTGCCatgattaataaaatgactTCTGTG GCTGATTTGGCAATGAATCAGTTTCATGTGAAAGACCGAATGGCCCGACAGCAGTACTACTACCTTCATCTCATGGAGCCAATGCCTGCTGACAAAACAAACCCAAAAGGTTCTGATCCATCATCACCG TTGGAGCTTATTGTCAATGAGGGTAAACTGGATCTCATCATGCACCCTGTAGTGCTCAAACTCATCACTGTCAAATGGAACTTATATGGCAG AATGGGAGCCTGGATACTCTTGCTTCTCAACTTCCTATTTATCGTGTCCTGGACAACAGTAGCTATATCTGTGTCAGTACGTCCAGAAGGAGATCGGTACAATCTTCCTCAG GACTGGTGGCGTGTGTTGTTGGTGGTTCTGGCACTAGTGCTGATGGTGGTTGAGGTGTACAGGGAAGTGATGGAGATTGTTCGATCTAGGAAGAAACTGAAGCACTGGCGGTGCTGGACTGTGCAGAAGATCAATGAGGACTTGAGCTGCTCTCACCCTATGTGGCCTGAG gagCGCAATTACTTGGAGGGCCAAATTAAGTATATTCGAAACCTGAAAGGAACCTACTCTCAAGACCTCTG GAATATCTTTGATTGGCTGGTCTATTCGCTGCTCCTGGCAGTTCTGGTCGTCCACTTGGCAGATGTATTCCTAGTGTCTGACTCACTTCGACAAAACAGCCTTCGCCTCTTCGCAGTGTCCATTATTTTTCTGTGGCTAAGGCTGATGAAGCATGTCCGAGCCTTTAG GGCGATGGGACCTTTTATTGTCATGCTGGGGAATATTGCAGGAGACGTGCTGCGCTTCCTTTTTCTCTATATAGAGATCTACATTCCATATGCCTGTGCTTTCTGGATCATATTTGGAG GTTTAGCTGAGGTGCCAAGTATGAAGACGGTTCCTGAGCTGCTGTACAGCCTGTACCGTATCACCTTGGTGGACGAATATGAGTTTAATGCCATGCTGGGTGTGGATGCAGTGATGGCCTACCTGCTCTGTGGAACATTTCTGGCCCTGTCTGCTATTCTCTGTGTTAATTTACTGATTGCTCTGCTTTCTGACACCTTCCAAAG GGTCTATGACAATGCGCTGGCCAATGCTGTGATGCAACAAGCTGCTATCATTCTGCAAATAGAGGAATCCATGTCTTGCCTGAGACGTTGCTATGACAACGAGTACATCCACCAGCATTGCGCCCCGCTTGGAGAATTCTATGATGATGATGTCACCACTAACCCagaacaacatgcagagatgaaAAAGCTCACAGAACAGATCAAG GATGTTTTACATCAGTTTCTGAACATCCAAAGAGAGACACTCTCACCTCAATTAGCCTATGCAGGTGCAAGAGAAGAGAGCACAAG gAGAAGTGCTGCACTTCCAGAAAAGGAAGAACACCTCTTGACTCTTCACAGACTTGCGAAAGACCAGCAGAAGCACAGTCAGGATCTGAGTGAGCTGAAGGCTGAAGTGAAAGAACTCCACAGTTTGCTTCTCCATCTGATACAGTCCAAGACATAA